AAGTCTGCCCTTCACCTCTGCTGGTAGTCTGAAACATGCACAGCTCAGAAGGAGCTTACTTGTGAGCTCCCATGGATGCAAACTGTCTTAACACAGACAGTGCAAAACTTTGCAGTCATGAAGaaaaatttataaatacttACAGCCTGCCTCTTGATGTTTGAATAACTGAATGCAGGAACATTTCAGTGATGACAGTCAAATATCTTTATAATAGACAAActtggctgtttttttccttgaagctGAGCCTGCACAACAAAGAAAGTAAGTAATTGAAGACTTTCACAGCAGTTTTCCTAGAATTTGTGTTAAATGCAAAATTTCTTCAGCAAGCAATTTGAAATTTctccaaataatttcattttttttcgGTTGTGATGtaacaatatttaaaatgtgtataGAGATTTCTAAATACAAGTTTCAAGCATTTAATATTGGAATCTACAAACTTGTACCATTCCCACGAGTGAGATTCATGTCTTGGCATTTTCCCTTTATCACAAGACAAAGTCTGAGATTACTCTCACTCTAAATttcaaacacagcactgtaccaacTCTTAGgaggaaaattaactctgtgCCAACTACTACTCATCCTCTCAGGGatggaatattttcttctttgtcccCTGATGTCTTCCGAATAATTCCTAGTACTTTCTTCTGTCAGTCTGTGCTTTTCTGTGatctttcctgtttctttgtGAGTCAACTCACAAAGAAACTGGAATTaagagtttttctttctgtgtttacTGCTTTTCATTTATGCATAAAGCAGATCATTCTTCCTGTCACGTGTCAGCAGATGAACAGCTGAGCCCTCTGCACACTTTCTTTTTGGACCTCACAACTGAAATCTCTGTTGGCATCCTGTCACCACAAGTGATGATGAAAAGGAGATCTCCCCTTTCATTCCCTTTCATATCCAttgttttaaaaacctttcaTACACGATCCTTtacaaaagtttttaaaaaccctGACTGATATGACACTGAAGCCATGTCCTTACTGATGTGGGTTTTCCTTCAACTAGATGCATTTGAACATTGCTTTTTACTTCTCCTGCTCTCCCTAGTTCTTCATTTAAGCAAGCTGGTCTTTCCTCTGGGAGAGGGGCATGGCCAAAATGTGGGAGGCTCTGTGTCTTTATGGAGCCTGTAGTCAAAGATTACATTCAAGATACTATTTCAAGAAGTTTCTCTGCTGTGTACAATATTTTACTCTCAGATTTTGAGTGTGGAACTTTGTGGGACCAAAATTGTACAATTTGTGAGAAGGGGATGCAAACCTGCCCTGATGCTCCCACATTTGGCCCTCCAGCACTGAGTGTGCCATAGCTATCTCCAATCTCCGTTCTGCCAGAATTTTAATACCTTCTGTCTTTAAAACATGCTCACAGGAAGATGCTGCACACTGGATGCTTTGCTGATGTTGGCTTTTCTGATATTGACAGCTTTAACAGAGACAAAAGATAAAGAGGACAGATGTTCCACAATGTTCAGTACAAGCTGGAACAGATGCATCTCAGTTGATCCAGAGCTTCCCTGTTTTCTAGCTCTTTGTAAGTGCTTAAGCTCTATTGCACTCCTCCCCTCATGTTGGAAATCTCCTTGGGTAAATGGGGAGATAACCAGAGAAAAATCTGCAAAGAGCAGGATAAAATGTAATGCAGAAACCTTCCTTCCCATTTTTCACTTTCACCAACATCTGACTGATACCTCTAAAATAGCCAAAATTCCTCTGTTTATGTGAAACCTCACTGCCAGGAACTAGGCATTAGTTTTGCAACACTGATCTTTCTTGCAAAATATCTTGTGCTCCCTGCTCAAACCTTGAAGTTACCTCCAAAACTACTCTCTCAAACAAATTGGTGTTTCTGGCAGAGTGGAGACTGGTGAAGCAGCCACAGATAGTACAACATTCACTGAGAGAGCAAAGCCACCTTCTTCCTCACAAGAAGGAAAATACAAGCCATTGACAAGAGAAATTTTTGACTTTACTGTAGCAGTCTGAGAACTTCCTGCTCATGCAATAGAGAACATTTACACAATTCCAGACCAGCGATGCAGAGAGAATGTGCTGTGGAGAGGGCTGCTCTGTTGCAAAATATGCAGATAGAGAAAGGGAGCAAGTCAGCAAGAGGGTGAGGACATCAAATGAGCAAGATCTGCTGATGAGTTCCTTCTGTGCAATAACTTTTGCTCTAAGAAGGCAGCTGAACACATTGTCCAACATGGGATCTAATGATTAATCCTGTACTTTCTCATATCaaaacagaaatttcattttgcttggacaaaaatacattttccagtGCACGTAGATGGGGAGacatctggagaaaaaaattgggTGAGTCCTTTTATATCTGTGGGTTCTGCTCCCACCTTTCCTGTACAGGAAATTGTGCCATTGCTGTGGTATGGTCCAGCTCTAAGAAAGGCAAGGTTTGCAGGAGGGGGAGCCTACTTTTTCCTACTCAACATGGGTCTCCTCTCAGGTCACCACAGCAAATGAAAAGTTTGGTTTGCGTGTAGAAAGTCTGTGGTGGATGATTTTAGAGTAATCAATGTGACTTTGACTTCACTAAACTGTTTGGAGCTTTCCATGTCGAAGTAAGGAAATACTTCACATTACCAATGTGTGCTGCATCATTTGATGAAGAGTGAGTGGTTTGGGAGTAAGAAGAAGAGTGTCTGGGGTTTGAAAGTTTCTCTGGTGGTTCTTCTTTTGGAAGTGATTGCCTCGGATAGCAGTCTGCTCTACTGTAGGAAGCCACACGGCATCCCTGCTGACTGAGAAGCCCGATGTTATTCTAATCCACCAGAAAGGTGTAAGGGAACACACAAAGAACTACACAAAGACTGGTGAGTCAGTTTCTAGAAAAATTATGGAGAAGGTCCTGTTGCAGCTAGAATTACTGCTAGTAAAGTCCAGggtaaagaagcagaaagggccTTTGCATGGTATCCACAGATGTTTTATTCAGCTGCGCAGTGAGATGTTCAGGTCCCAGGCACACACACATGGAGGATTCAggttttttctctcccaaggggccggggctgcccctgctCTCGGGGCAGTACAAAGATAAGGGCCAGTCAGGGAATAGGGAGGGAGCGGCTCAGGGACACAGGAACTGACATAAgaacaggggaaggagccaGTGGGCTTTTATCGGCTTTTTTGAGGGAAGCTTCTTGTATCTCCCCAATTCAGGGGATGCCCCCCAGGGTCTCCACAAGGTCCTACTGAATACTACTGAAAAGCATTTGAAGAATAATGTAATCTTCAACATGGGTTTACAGAGAAAAAGTCCTCTCTAACCAGTTTGATTTCTTTCTAGGATGAGGTCACACCCCAAGTTGATAAAGGGAAGATGGTGCATGCAGTTTTCCTGGCTTTTAGTGTGGCTTTTGATACTGTCTCTCACAGCATCCTTCTGGacagctgtccagctgtgtgAGGGCCAAGTTGATGGTGTGCAGTGTGAAGAGTCGGCTGGATGGCAGGGCTTGAATGGTTGTGGTGAATGGTGCTGTGTCTGGCTGGTGAGTGGTCACTGGTTGTGTTCTTGGGGCTTAACACTGGGGCCAGTactgttcagtatttttatcCATGATCCAGATGCAGGAATTGAATATCCCATTAGCCAACTTGCTGACAAAATCAAACTGGGAGGTGCCATTGACTTTCTTGAGGAACAAGAGACCTCAAAGGAGAATTTTGATGAATTGGAGCATTGGGCTATCTCAGGCATGAAATTGAATTAGTCCAAGTGCTATTTTCTGTGGCTGGGAGGGAGTAACACTGAGTACAAGTCTGAACTGGGAGAGGAGTGGCTGAAGAGCAGAAAGGGACCGCAGGCTCAAGAGGAGTGAGCGGTGTGCCCAGGCAACTGAGAGGGAAAATTACATGCTGGAGACATCACACATAGAATGACCAGCAGGTCCAGAGAGGGGATTATCCCATAGTAGTCAGCATTGCTGCAGCCTCACATGGAACACTGTGTGCAGGCCCTAACATTGAAAAAGGATGTGAAGGTCCTCAAAcgtgtccagaggaggggaATGGAGGGTGAACTTTCTGGTGAAGAGCTGGAAGGCATGTCctacaaggagcagctgagtgcTCTGGGCTTGTCTCCTTCAGAAAAATGGAGGCTGGGAAGCATTGCTTTTGGCAGCTTCCTCAGGAGGAAGTCCTAATGCTCAAGCAACAGGATGAGGAGTAATGGCCTGAAACTAAACCACAAAAAAGTTCCACCTCAGCATGAAGTAGCATTTCCTTacactgagggtggcagaggactggaacagctgcccaggcaggTCATGGAGTCTCCCTCTGGAGATATTCAAACCCACCTAGGTGTGTTCCAGTGTCACCTGTTCTGGGTCATTTGTTCAACTCTGTATCTGGAAGGCTATAAATTATATGAGTTTACTGTGGGACACAAGGGGATTGAATTCATAGTTTCTAAACCTATTGTCAGGTTCAGGTGGCACAACCTCAATGAACTGAAAGAAtcttgcagggtttttttttctcatgtgtagctgtgaaaagcaggactggcagtgaaaggaaggaagacagGCAAACTTTTCACACAGTCTGGTGTGTATTGTCTCTATCAGCAGATAAAAATGGGGTAATGGTAAGGTTATGGTAATAGTAAGGAATGGAATGCTTGGTCAAGCATCAATGCTTTGATCCATGGAATGCATGGATCAAAATCCATGGAATGCTGTTTGCTGACCTAAAAGCTGGAGTgaccacagcagcactgcaaggTTCCTGCTGTAAATACACATCATCTTTGCCAGTGGCCTTTGTGCAGCTTAGCCTTGGGAGGGCTTAGAGTGACCTGGCTGGGCCACCTCAAGTGTGTCTGCTGTTCTGAACCTCATGAAGGCATCTATGCAAACAAACCTTGTTTCAGAATGGAGGTTGATCTCCACCGAGTGCACAACCTTGCACCACGAAGACGTTCCTCTTTAAGGCAATGTCTTCAGTTCATTATAGGCATTTATCTGGGTCCAAGTGGAAGATACTAGGTGTGTAATTTATAGAGAACATAGTCTCATTTGTGAGGGTTTCTTTGATTTAAATTTAGGATTACAAATGGACTAGCTCTTATTTGACTTGCAACACCAAAGAAGGTTTTCCAGCACTTGCTGATATGCTAAGGTGACTTTGTTCTTCTTTGGTTTCATTTAGGTTTGTATTACCTTTGCAGATTTCTGGgaataagaataattttcagaCCTTCCATCTGTCAAGGCATGgtgacagaaggaaaatggCACCTGCATAGCCAGGCAATAATCTTCCTCATTGTGTGAACCGTTGGGTGGCTGGTGCCTTCTAAGCACTCTAGAGGGGACTGATTTGCCTGTGTAGCCACCTTGTTCTTCTGTTCTGAGGAATATGGAAATAACAGTAAAACCTAAACAGATAAAATACAGTAGACTGTCCAGGCCTTTCAGCCAATTGGTAATGGAGGAGAATTggttctttatttatttctttgaagtAGGTTTGATTTCAGTCTTAGTATTTATGAAGACAGAATATCAGGATAATCCCATCAGTGGAGTTTGACAAGAGATACTACTTGAAAGTCCTGTTGTGTTTCAAAGGAAAGTCAGTAAATAAAGTCTTATCCTCAGACTCCACGTAAGGCAAGGGGAAAATGTTCCTTTCTACAGAAACAGCCAGCACCACTTGCTGTCAAGGGGAAAGTTGTGGTAGAGACCTGTCTACCTTGGAGGTGCATCAGAAATGTTGTttgctgcttggttttgtttggaagaGTTTGTGTATGGGAAAGGGGTTTGTTGCCAGgtgataaaaattaattccattcCAAAGTGGTCAAACTTTGAACAAGCCTGGGTGGCTGTGGaacctgctctggctgcctgggCCAACATAAGCCACTCCTCAGTGCAGGCTGGGTGCTATAGGGGCCAGAGCTTCTTTAGAGGCACCAAAGCAGTAGTTAAAAAACCCTGGCAGCCCTTTACATACCCTTCCCCAAGGGCTGATCCTTGCAGATGGTCAGAGGATGGTCATTAATCAACTTTAAATAAACCTTCGTAAGCAGGCCCCAGGGAAATGACCTAAAGACTAAGGTAAGATGTGCCACAGTTTATGCTTTCCTGCTTGTACTTCTCCCTGCCCAGCataggcagagctgtgcctggaggACTAAGCAGCTGTGCTGACCATGAGTGAGCAGAGCCACGTCAACAGCCTGTTCCTCAACGAGGATGCAGCCAAGCGGCTTCACGCTGACAGCCGGGTGCAGCAGTTCCGGCAGGCTGTGCACAAGCGGGCGGCGCGGGCCAAGAAGCGAATGCACAGCATCACTGCTGAGAGTGCTAAAAGCTTCTTCAGGAGAAATGCCTTCGTCCTCTTCACCATTGCTGCGGTCCTACTAGGTACAGAGCTGGTGGCAACACCAGGCACCATTTATAAATATGGGgaaatgtttgtttattttacaaagatttttattttatcatagTGATTTGACTGAGGAGTTGAAGCTGATGAGATGGCAGCTCAGAGTGCTGTCCACATCATGAGTACTTTTGTGTGCAAGATCAAGAGACCCAACAGAGAGTGTGTATGTGGGAGGGAGATTCCTTGTTGATCCTTTCTAGTGCAGTATAGAAACAGTCTACAATAGAAAGAGTTTGATGGTCCAACTCAACCAATCCTTGTACAAATCATCCAGGTTTCTTCAGAGGCATCTTATGAGTGCAGCTGTAGGCACAAGGGCTTTTCAGATTTGTCCCACAGCTTTAGCCTGACAGGACCAGAAATGCTGCAAATAGTCATGATGCAATGCAAATCAAATCTGCTTAGCAGATAGCAGGTTGTCCCTGGCTTTTGATCCAGGCTACATGACTCTAACTGGCTGAACTCAGCTTTAAGAGGTGGGCAGACAAAGAATCTGAACTGTGTAGTCACACTTCTTTTAGTCTATGAGATCATATCTCTCATCACAGCATTTTGTATTCATGAGCTTCCTGGGAACAGACTCCAGAAGACCAATAGACAGGGAACAAGGAGACCTATGGTTTCACACAAGACTCCTCTGCACATAAATATatcagagggagagggagagacagCATACCATAAAAATTGGATCATAGCCTTTTAGAAAATGAGCATTTGTTCCTTCGGAAAGAAGAGGAACTGAGAGTAAATGAGAAAGCGAGAAACCACATTGTAGGACTGAGGGACAGACCACTGGATCACACTGTCCCACTTCCATTCTCATCCCTTGCTGATCCACAGGGATTATCCTGGCCTTCTCACTCCGGCCCTACCAGCTGACCTATCGCCAGATCAAGTatttctccttccctggtgAGCTGCTGATGCGTATGCTCCAGATGCTGGTTCTTCCTCTCATTGTCTCTAGCTTGATTACAGGTGAGAAgtactttctgctgctttcagccaAGACAGTGGTCAGCAAAGCTGTTGTATGGGTGCCTCTTCATGACCCAGCTGGGGGCGCTTGGATTAGCTTGGCTAGTAGTAACAAGCCTGAATCTACAGCCATAGGGAACATGATCCGCACTGAGACCCCTGCCAGCTCAGTAGTGATGCAGAGAAGCGGAAGACCTTGTGCTTTCTCAGAAGATTGGGGAGAGCACAATGCAGTGGTTCCAATGCCCAGCACTAACAAGGATTTAATCCTACATAACCTCAAGTGTCTCCAAGTTTGCTGCCCAAATAAATTTCAGGTTTTCTCTAGCCTAGAGAAGGTTAATTTGTGTAAGTCCAAAAGGGTTGAAGTTGATCACCAGCTGGAGGGCTTGTTTCACCCAGATCCTCAAGTAAGACATGACAGACAGACAAGTTTTCAGACAGCAGTAGGGACTGCAAGGCGTTCCACCTGCTGAAACATCCCACCATTAGACACTGAAAGGCCCAATGTACTTGGAGGGGATTATTTCCCTTCTGagagctttaaaagaaaattgctaCATTCCCAAATGCAGACTAAGATCCACCAGTGCTATGCTTCTTCATGGCCACAAGCCACATTCTTCCATATCAACATCACCCTGGAACTCCAAATTCTGTTCCCTGTAGGCTGTGCTTCCTAGAGACCCTAGCTCCCTGTCCAACTCATGCATGAGCCTTGCACCCTTTGAATCTTCCTCAagctttccctttctctctaaGATGATAGGCTTCCTCACATTGTCTCTCTGTGTGACACCCCAGGAATGGCCTCACTGGATAGTAGAGTCTCAGGGAAGATGGGGATGCGGGCTATCATCTACTACATGGTGACCACAATCATAGCTGTCTTCATCGGCATCTTCATGGTGATCATCATACATCCAGGAAAAGGATCTAAGGACAAACTTCACAGAGAAGGCAGAATTGAGCAGGTGCAGACCACAGATGCCTTCATGGACTTGGTGAGGTAGGTAAACAAGATGGCCTCATGTTGAGACCGTATCAGTGAGATTACATTCCTCCATGGAGCATCCTTTTGAAGGATCACAGCTTTAGGCATACAGTCTTAGGGAAAGAAGTTAATGGCTGAGTCTTGGCAAGCATACTACTTCTAGCTTAGTCTAGCTAACTGGCTTTGCCACTCTGAGACTGAGTGCTTAGCCTGGAGTCCAGCCTATCTCCAGAGGTATTAGTGTAAGAGGTCATGGTGTGCTCAACAAAACAAGTAATGAAAAGCATCAGTGGGCTACCTACCTTTCAGAAATTCACCTGGCAAAGGCTACTCCAAATATCCATCTTCAAGGACAAAAGGAAATCAAGGAAGTGGGTCCCAAGACATtgccttttcttcccttgctgTGACCTTACTCAATGAATTGCAAAGCTGTACCAAGTGGTATAAAGCTGTCTCAAGTGGTATAAAGTCGTGTTTTTGAGGTACAGGATAACAGAAAGCTCACATGACAGCTGTAGAGGTGAGGCTGAGAGCAAGGCAGTGTATTAATCATTGTAGTGTGGTATTGTTTCAAGGTTCGGTTGGGTTTGATGATGGTTTTACAATGTACCTATACCCCAGGGCAGTATGTGTGTCATCTCTTTCCACATACCTGAATAACCTTCTGGAGTCTGAAAACATGTAGTGGAAGTCTGACAAGTTGCAAGAGGTGCTGGGTTCAGATCAGCATATTCCCTTCTTCTGTGAGTCAGACCAAAAGGGCTTAAGTGGACATTGTGAAAGCTGTGACCTCAGACACTGCTCCAAGACAAAGAAGTTGGCCAAGAAGCCCCTGTTTTCTTCCTAGTTCAACAGGACAATAactctttctttgttttatctACTGCAGGAATATGTTCCCACCCAACCTGGTAGAAGCCTGCTTCAAACAGGTATGAAATCTCATCTTTGCACCTTGTGCCCTGGACCATGGTCCTATCTACTTCTCTGAGGGGTGGAATAGCACTTCATTCCCGAGGTCTGACTGCTGCAGGAGGCACTGCAGATGTTAGTCTGTATTATAGCATCCCCCATGCAAGCTTTTCAAACTGTCTGTACATAGGGTCTTCAAcctccctcccatcccacaGAGGCAGGAAGGGTTTGCATGATCTCGGGTAGCAGGCTTGGACTGGCAGTGATATGGAATAGAATCTCCAAGAATCTGTTTCTTCTGCAGTGTTAGTGCCCTTAGAAGCACCACAAAGTGTTATCAGAGAAGCCAGAATATCTCAGTCCCAGCGACATGAGATGATCTAATGGTCTCTTTTGACCTTCTGCTCTATGAACTTTCTGACCTTTCTGGTGAAAGCACTAAACTGGGGACCTTGAGAACAGGCAAAGCATATAAGAGTCTAGCATGTGTCCTGATCATCTGAACTGGGGCCTGTGAATACATTTGATAATCTGTGTCTTTTCAGTACAAGACTCAGTACAGCACCAGGGTCTTCACCAGAACCATCTTCCACAGCAGCAATGCCACAGCAGGTGTGGCAACCACTCAGATCCCTGTGTCTGAGAATTTTACCAGCATCATGGAGAATGTCACTCATGCCCTGGGAACCATCTCCGAGGTGCTGACCTTTGAAGAAGTCATTCCCATCCCAGGCTCAGCCAATGGGGTGAACGCGCTGGGGCTGGTAGTGTTCTCCATGTGCTTCGGTTTGATGATCGGCAGCATGAAGCAGAAGGGACGGGCTCTGCGGGAGTTCTTTAACTGCCTCAACGAAGCCATCATGAGGCTGGTGGCCATTATCATCTGGTGAGGAGCACGGCCGGTTGGAGCAGGAGGTCTGCAGGTGCAGTTTCCATTGACATGATGAGAAGTGGGGTAGCTTTAAGGATTTCATGCACaagacaggaaaagcagatgggCACAGCTCTACTTTGGCTCCATCAAGCTGGAGGGAAAAGTCTGGATGGGATATTTGTTCACATTtcatttcctgttctttttgtttttacctTAGAAATATCAGGTACACCAGGACTTGCTTTTCTTGAGGCTTCTGGAAACATCCTTGGAAGACCAGAGAGCTGGAGTGGAAGATCTCTTAGCCTTACCAACAGGAGTAGGGTGTGGGGCTTTCTCACCAAAAGCTT
This sequence is a window from Vidua macroura isolate BioBank_ID:100142 chromosome 26, ASM2450914v1, whole genome shotgun sequence. Protein-coding genes within it:
- the LOC128819258 gene encoding excitatory amino acid transporter 4-like isoform X4, with the protein product MSEQSHVNSLFLNEDAAKRLHADSRVQQFRQAVHKRAARAKKRMHSITAESAKSFFRRNAFVLFTIAAVLLGIILAFSLRPYQLTYRQIKYFSFPGELLMRMLQMLVLPLIVSSLITGMASLDSRVSGKMGMRAIIYYMVTTIIAVFIGIFMVIIIHPGKGSKDKLHREGRIEQVQTTDAFMDLVRNMFPPNLVEACFKQYKTQYSTRVFTRTIFHSSNATAGVATTQIPVSENFTSIMENVTHALGTISEVLTFEEVIPIPGSANGVNALGLVVFSMCFGLMIGSMKQKGRALREFFNCLNEAIMRLVAIIIWYAPVGIMFLIAGKILEMDDLAVMGGQLGMYTLTVIVGLLIHALCILPLLYFIVTHRNPWVFIAGLLQALITALGTSSSSATLPITFRCLEENNGVDRRITSITATAASIGAAGIPQAGLVTMVIVLTSVGLPTEDITLIIAVDWFLDRLRTTTNVLGDSLGAGIVEHLSRHELDAQDCELD
- the LOC128819258 gene encoding excitatory amino acid transporter 4-like isoform X2, which encodes MSEQSHVNSLFLNEDAAKRLHADSRVQQFRQAVHKRAARAKKRMHSITAESAKSFFRRNAFVLFTIAAVLLGIILAFSLRPYQLTYRQIKYFSFPGELLMRMLQMLVLPLIVSSLITGMASLDSRVSGKMGMRAIIYYMVTTIIAVFIGIFMVIIIHPGKGSKDKLHREGRIEQVQTTDAFMDLVRNMFPPNLVEACFKQYKTQYSTRVFTRTIFHSSNATAGVATTQIPVSENFTSIMENVTHALGTISEVLTFEEVIPIPGSANGVNALGLVVFSMCFGLMIGSMKQKGRALREFFNCLNEAIMRLVAIIIWYAPVGIMFLIAGKILEMDDLAVMGGQLGMYTLTVIVGLLIHALCILPLLYFIVTHRNPWVFIAGLLQALITALGTSSSSATLPITFRCLEENNGVDRRITRFVLPVGATINMDGTALYEALAAIFIAQVNNYELDFGQIITISITATAASIGAAGIPQAGLVTMVIVLTSVGLPTEDITLIIAVDWFLDRLRTTTNVLGDSLGAGIVEHLSRHELDAQDCELDYLSNFSRKH
- the LOC128819258 gene encoding excitatory amino acid transporter 4-like isoform X3 translates to MSEQSHVNSLFLNEDAAKRLHADSRVQQFRQAVHKRAARAKKRMHSITAESAKSFFRRNAFVLFTIAAVLLGIILAFSLRPYQLTYRQIKYFSFPGELLMRMLQMLVLPLIVSSLITGMASLDSRVSGKMGMRAIIYYMVTTIIAVFIGIFMVIIIHPGKGSKDKLHREGRIEQVQTTDAFMDLVRNMFPPNLVEACFKQYKTQYSTRVFTRTIFHSSNATAGVATTQIPVSENFTSIMENVTHALGTISEVLTFEEVIPIPGSANGVNALGLVVFSMCFGLMIGSMKQKGRALREFFNCLNEAIMRLVAIIIWYAPVGIMFLIAGKILEMDDLAVMGGQLGMYTLTVIVGLLIHALCILPLLYFIVTHRNPWVFIAGLLQALITALGTSSSSATLPITFRCLEENNGVDRRITRFVLPVGATINMDGTALYEALAAIFIAQVNNYELDFGQIITISITATAASIGAAGIPQAGLVTMVIVLTSVGLPTEDITLIIAVDWFLDRLRTTTNVLGDSLGAGIVEHLSRHELDAQDCELD
- the LOC128819258 gene encoding excitatory amino acid transporter 1-like isoform X1; the encoded protein is MSEQSHVNSLFLNEDAAKRLHADSRVQQFRQAVHKRAARAKKRMHSITAESAKSFFRRNAFVLFTIAAVLLGIILAFSLRPYQLTYRQIKYFSFPGELLMRMLQMLVLPLIVSSLITGMASLDSRVSGKMGMRAIIYYMVTTIIAVFIGIFMVIIIHPGKGSKDKLHREGRIEQVQTTDAFMDLVRNMFPPNLVEACFKQYKTQYSTRVFTRTIFHSSNATAGVATTQIPVSENFTSIMENVTHALGTISEVLTFEEVIPIPGSANGVNALGLVVFSMCFGLMIGSMKQKGRALREFFNCLNEAIMRLVAIIIWYAPVGIMFLIAGKILEMDDLAVMGGQLGMYTLTVIVGLLIHALCILPLLYFIVTHRNPWVFIAGLLQALITALGTSSSSATLPITFRCLEENNGVDRRITRFVLPVGATINMDGTALYEALAAIFIAQVNNYELDFGQIITISITATAASIGAAGIPQAGLVTMVIVLTSVGLPTEDITLIIAVDWFLDRLRTTTNVLGDSLGAGIVEHLSRHELDAQDCELGNSGIEEKEQLSHLVCPQNDTHRHLRRETAL